One Novosphingobium sp. G106 DNA segment encodes these proteins:
- a CDS encoding FAD-dependent oxidoreductase, with product MTQADKKPDVIPDVIIVGGGPAGMMAGMLLARSGISTLVLEKHADFFRDFRGDTVHPSTMELLSELGMLDRFLARPHHRLNGAEISWEGRLFKVADLSHLPTPAPFIAMMPQWDFLDFLRDEAAAFPAFQLRMTAPVTGFIEEAGRIVGVTVAPGEDLRAGKLVLACDGRDLLVRGQQLLPVEDLGAPIDVFWFAVPKPKQGHAVRGAIRGNHMIVQIDRGDYWQCAYVITKGSAEAIRERGIEAFRAEVRASAPQLENLESALPDFSAVKLLSVSLDRLTRWHRPGLLAIGDAAHAMSPVGGVGINLAIQDAVATANLLAEPLTSAGHANADDDLHRVQDRRLLPTRVIQAGQRAAHESLLRPLISGEPEQRSEPPAFLKLLNRFAVLQRLPARAIGLGFRREHLTAPKA from the coding sequence ATGACACAGGCAGACAAAAAGCCCGATGTGATCCCCGACGTCATCATTGTCGGCGGCGGGCCGGCGGGCATGATGGCGGGCATGCTGCTCGCCCGTTCGGGCATTTCCACGCTGGTCCTGGAGAAGCACGCGGATTTCTTCCGCGATTTCCGCGGCGACACGGTGCACCCCTCGACGATGGAGCTGCTGTCCGAGCTCGGCATGCTCGATCGTTTCCTGGCCCGGCCGCACCACCGGCTGAATGGCGCCGAGATTTCGTGGGAAGGGCGGCTGTTCAAGGTCGCCGACCTCAGCCACCTGCCGACGCCTGCACCGTTCATCGCGATGATGCCGCAGTGGGATTTCCTCGATTTCCTGCGCGACGAGGCGGCGGCTTTCCCTGCGTTTCAGCTGCGCATGACGGCCCCGGTCACTGGCTTCATCGAGGAAGCCGGCCGGATCGTCGGAGTAACCGTGGCGCCGGGCGAGGACCTGCGCGCGGGCAAGCTCGTGCTCGCCTGCGACGGGCGCGATCTGCTGGTGCGGGGGCAGCAATTGCTCCCGGTCGAAGACCTCGGCGCGCCGATCGACGTGTTCTGGTTCGCGGTGCCCAAGCCTAAACAGGGCCACGCGGTGCGCGGTGCCATTCGCGGCAACCACATGATCGTCCAGATCGACCGCGGCGACTACTGGCAATGCGCCTATGTGATCACCAAGGGCAGCGCCGAGGCCATTCGCGAGCGCGGGATCGAGGCGTTCCGCGCCGAAGTGCGCGCCTCGGCGCCGCAACTGGAGAACCTGGAGAGCGCCTTGCCCGATTTCTCCGCCGTAAAGCTGCTGTCGGTCTCGCTCGACCGGCTGACGCGCTGGCATCGGCCGGGCCTGCTGGCGATCGGCGACGCGGCCCATGCGATGAGCCCGGTCGGCGGTGTCGGCATCAACCTGGCGATCCAGGATGCCGTGGCGACCGCGAACCTGCTGGCCGAGCCGCTGACCTCTGCGGGCCATGCCAATGCTGACGATGACCTGCACCGCGTCCAGGACCGGCGCCTGCTGCCCACGCGCGTGATCCAGGCCGGCCAGCGCGCCGCGCACGAATCGCTGCTGCGGCCGCTGATCTCGGGCGAGCCCGAGCAGCGCAGCGAGCCGCCGGCCTTCCTCAAGCTCTTGAACCGTTTCGCCGTGCTGCAGCGCCTGCCGGCGCGTGCAATCGGCCTGGGCTTCCGGCGCGAGCATCTGACCGCGCCGAAGGCCTGA